ATTTTTGACCGCAATAGGAAAAGCCTTTTGCACTGCTTCTTTCGCTGATGTATGAAAAACCTTTGGTCCGTTCACTGTAATGCCGGAGACTTGGCCGTTTGACAAGATGGTAAAGCTGATTCTGACACTCCCTTGCATTCCACGGCGCTTGGCAATATTCGGATAGTGCTTGTTGCGATTGATACGATCTCTCACCTTTGCAAGAAAGAGGTTTTTCTCTTCAGCTGTACTCTGCTGTTTTTTACTGCTTTTAAGCGCACTTATTTTCTGTGTAGGCGGTTTTTTGGTTTTTTTGACTACATTTTTTAGCTTTTCTTTTTTTTCTTTGGGTTTTTTGATCTCCTGTT
This is a stretch of genomic DNA from Sulfurovum zhangzhouensis. It encodes these proteins:
- a CDS encoding energy transducer TonB, with protein sequence MSKYRFLLSFLVTSLIYLTAGFTLLYFSQTVNVSDKKSFVKTIELSLQAYQPEIVEQRSEPIKEETPPPVEKTPPPEPIIEKPKPLEQPKPEPIVQKQEIKKPKEKKEKLKNVVKKTKKPPTQKISALKSSKKQQSTAEEKNLFLAKVRDRINRNKHYPNIAKRRGMQGSVRISFTILSNGQVSGITVNGPKVFHTSAKEAVQKAFPIAVKNIPISLPEQVSVTLHYKLSR